From a region of the Candidatus Stygibacter australis genome:
- a CDS encoding cupin domain-containing protein: protein MIINNYHNLPQAANPHGIQSFKLHDSQYAQIMHLLLMPGEELKPHITPVDVTFYVLEGRPNILVGEENIQVETDDLVESPKNIVHCIYNKTEANVRVLVMKLPKPSAATIILDPNKK from the coding sequence ATGATTATTAATAATTATCACAATCTGCCTCAGGCAGCCAATCCCCATGGTATCCAAAGCTTCAAACTGCATGACTCACAGTATGCCCAGATCATGCACCTGCTCCTGATGCCCGGAGAAGAACTAAAACCCCATATCACACCTGTAGATGTAACCTTCTACGTTTTGGAAGGCAGACCTAATATCTTAGTAGGTGAGGAAAATATTCAGGTAGAAACCGATGATCTGGTGGAAAGTCCCAAAAATATCGTGCACTGTATTTACAATAAGACGGAAGCAAATGTCCGGGTTCTGGTAATGAAGCTTCCCAAACCAAGTGCTGCTACAATTATACTTGATCCAAATAAAAAATAA
- a CDS encoding 4Fe-4S binding protein, whose translation MKREIIYIDENKCNGCGNCIPGCPEGALQIIDGKARLVSDLFCDGLGACIGDCPLGAISVTTREAEAYDEAIVLENIIKAGPNTIKAHLKHLRDHDQKEYFEQALAILLRKGMPIPKINEDTCPSGGCPSTQTQTIDRIPPKVVEKTVAQPELQTWPVQLHLLNASAPYLENADLLIAATCVPFAYPDFHAKFIKGRVPIVLCPKLDKDIDQYIEKLAMIFQTHKINSVTIARMEVPCCGGTEFIIQKALEKAQKFMMVKVNVISIKGEII comes from the coding sequence ATGAAAAGAGAGATTATTTATATTGATGAGAATAAATGCAATGGCTGCGGGAACTGTATTCCCGGCTGTCCAGAAGGAGCATTGCAGATAATTGACGGTAAAGCCAGACTGGTGAGTGACCTTTTTTGCGATGGACTGGGTGCCTGCATTGGTGATTGTCCACTGGGTGCTATTTCCGTAACTACTCGAGAAGCTGAGGCTTATGATGAGGCGATAGTGCTGGAAAATATCATCAAAGCCGGACCTAATACGATCAAGGCACATCTGAAACACCTGCGTGATCATGATCAGAAGGAATATTTTGAACAGGCTTTGGCAATTTTACTTCGCAAAGGCATGCCAATCCCCAAAATTAATGAGGATACCTGCCCTTCAGGAGGCTGTCCTTCTACTCAGACTCAGACTATTGACCGCATACCACCAAAGGTAGTAGAAAAAACTGTTGCTCAGCCGGAATTACAGACCTGGCCAGTTCAACTGCACTTGCTTAATGCATCTGCACCCTATCTGGAAAATGCTGACCTTTTGATAGCAGCTACCTGTGTTCCGTTTGCTTATCCTGATTTTCACGCTAAATTTATTAAAGGACGGGTTCCTATCGTTTTGTGTCCCAAACTTGATAAAGATATAGATCAATATATAGAGAAACTGGCAATGATCTTTCAAACCCACAAGATAAATTCCGTAACTATTGCCCGCATGGAAGTTCCCTGCTGCGGTGGTACAGAATTCATCATCCAGAAAGCGCTGGAGAAAGCTCAGAAATTTATGATGGTAAAAGTAAATGTGATCTCAATCAAAGGAGAGATAATCTAA
- the hcp gene encoding hydroxylamine reductase, with protein MSMFCFQCQETIGNKGCTINGACGKKQDVANLQDLLIYSLKGLAIFRAKIPLAIRKKYAEPCNEMDKFIVENLFSTITNANFDHNYFIKAIKETIKTRDILKSKVAKMGLNAGKFATHDAANFTVTDEDIDAKATAVGILTTENEDVRSLRELSIIGVKGMAAYADHAIRLGKEIKEIVIFIEKALISTLDDSLSVDELIALVMETGKYSVDAMAVLDAANTETYGHPELTNVNIGVRKNPAILISGHDLKDMEELLEQTKGTGVDIYTHGEMLPANYYPAFKKYDNFVGNYGNSWWLQGEEFEKFNGAIILTTNCLVTPKNSYKDRIFTTNNVGFDGVKHIAAAEKGQAKDFSAVIALAKTLPAPTEIETGSIVGGFAHNQVLALADKVVAAVKSGAIKKFVVMAGCDGRHKSRNYYTDFAEALPKDTVILTAGCAKFRYNKLNLGDIGGIPRVLDAGQCNDSYSLALIALKLKEVFGLDDINDLPIVYNIAWYEQKAVTVLLALLYLGVKNIHLGPTLPAFLSPTVVDVLVKNFNIAPITNVEDDIKSMIG; from the coding sequence ATGAGTATGTTTTGTTTTCAATGTCAGGAAACTATCGGTAACAAAGGCTGTACAATTAACGGAGCTTGTGGGAAAAAGCAGGATGTTGCTAATCTGCAAGACCTTTTGATCTATTCACTGAAAGGATTAGCTATTTTCCGCGCTAAGATTCCACTCGCTATCAGGAAAAAATATGCTGAACCCTGTAATGAAATGGATAAGTTCATCGTAGAAAACCTTTTCTCTACTATCACTAATGCTAATTTTGACCACAATTACTTCATCAAGGCAATCAAAGAAACTATCAAAACACGTGATATTCTGAAGAGCAAAGTTGCTAAAATGGGTCTTAATGCCGGCAAATTTGCCACGCATGATGCTGCTAATTTCACAGTTACTGATGAAGATATCGATGCCAAAGCTACTGCTGTAGGCATTCTCACAACTGAAAATGAAGATGTCCGTTCATTGCGTGAACTCAGTATCATTGGCGTGAAAGGTATGGCTGCTTATGCAGACCACGCTATCCGCTTAGGCAAAGAGATCAAAGAAATCGTCATATTCATCGAAAAGGCACTCATCTCTACTTTAGATGACAGCTTAAGTGTGGATGAACTGATCGCTCTGGTAATGGAAACCGGAAAGTATTCTGTAGATGCCATGGCTGTATTAGATGCTGCCAATACTGAAACTTATGGTCACCCGGAACTCACTAATGTTAATATTGGAGTACGTAAAAATCCTGCTATCCTGATTTCCGGTCATGATCTTAAGGACATGGAAGAATTACTTGAGCAGACTAAAGGTACTGGCGTAGATATCTATACTCACGGCGAAATGCTGCCAGCCAATTATTATCCTGCCTTCAAGAAATACGATAATTTTGTAGGAAATTATGGAAATTCCTGGTGGTTGCAGGGTGAAGAATTTGAAAAGTTCAATGGTGCGATCATCCTGACTACAAACTGCTTAGTAACCCCGAAGAATTCTTATAAAGACCGCATATTTACCACCAATAATGTTGGTTTTGACGGCGTGAAACACATTGCTGCTGCAGAAAAAGGACAGGCAAAAGACTTCTCTGCTGTTATCGCTCTGGCAAAAACCTTACCAGCACCTACGGAAATTGAAACCGGTAGTATAGTTGGCGGATTTGCTCATAATCAGGTATTGGCTCTGGCTGATAAAGTGGTAGCAGCCGTAAAATCTGGTGCTATCAAGAAGTTTGTAGTAATGGCTGGCTGCGATGGACGCCATAAAAGCAGAAACTATTATACAGATTTTGCTGAAGCTTTACCCAAAGATACTGTGATCCTCACTGCCGGCTGCGCCAAGTTCCGCTATAATAAACTGAACCTGGGTGACATCGGTGGCATCCCGCGCGTTCTGGATGCTGGTCAGTGTAATGACAGCTATTCTCTGGCACTAATTGCCCTCAAGCTCAAAGAAGTCTTTGGACTGGACGACATCAATGACCTGCCCATAGTCTATAACATCGCCTGGTATGAACAAAAAGCCGTCACAGTACTGCTTGCCCTCTTATATTTAGGAGTAAAGAATATCCATCTGGGACCAACTTTACCAGCTTTCCTTTCACCTACAGTTGTAGATGTATTAGTTAAAAACTTCAATATCGCCCCTATCACCAATGTGGAAGACGACATCAAATCCATGATAGGATAA